A genomic stretch from Oreochromis niloticus isolate F11D_XX linkage group LG11, O_niloticus_UMD_NMBU, whole genome shotgun sequence includes:
- the LOC102081777 gene encoding dynein heavy chain 1, axonemal, protein MPWKEVTGFFFQNCHLAPSWMPTLERLIENINPLKVHKNFRLWLTSLPSNKFPVSVLQKGSKMTIEPPRGIKANLQKTYMRLTNDFLSSSTKRRKFGPLGFNIPYEFTDGDLNICISQLKMFLDEYQDIPYKVLKYTAGEINYGGHVTDDWDRRCLLSVLEDFYCPAVLSSDHVYSASGVYQQIDTKLDIKGYLAYICGLPINDTPEIFGLHDNANISFAQNEAFALLEAVVRLQPRATSAGGKTLEEIVKEIVAGIVEKIPPPFDIEEVMEKYPVLYEESMNTVLIQEVIRSQRYCEGFERFSGDVISARAYGPQLIQQCGA, encoded by the exons ATGCCATGGAAAGAGGtcactgggttttttttccagaacTGTCATCTGGCACCAAGCTGGATGCCTACCCTGGAGAGACTTATTGAAAACATCAACCCACTAAAG GTGCACAAGAACTTCCGCCTGTGGCTCACAAGTCTTCCCAGCAATAAGTTCCCGGTGTCTGTTCTGCAGAAAGGTTCCAAGATGACCATTGAACCTCCAAGAGGCATCAAGGCCAACCTACAGAAAACCTACATGAGGCTCACTAATGATTTTCTCTCCTCTTCCACCAAG AGACGAAAGTTTGGCCCTTTGGGCTTCAACATTCCCTATGAGTTCACTGATGGCGACCTGAACATCTGTATCAGCCAGCTCAAAATGTTCCTGGATGAGTACCAGGACATCCCATACAAG GTTCTAAAATACACTGCAGGGGAGATTAATTATGGTGGCCATGTGACAGATGACTGGGACAGACGATGTCTGCTCAGTGTGCTGGAGGACTTCTATTGTCCTGCTGTCCTCAGTAGTGATCACGTCTACTCTGCATCTGGAGTCTACCAGCAAATAGACACAAAACTGGATATCAAG GGTTATTTGGCATACATTTGTGGTTTGCCCATCAATGACACACCTGAGATCTTTGGTCTCCATGACAACGCTAACATCAGCTTTGCTCAGAATGAGGCCTTTGCCTTGTTAGAAGCTGTGGTTCGTCTCCAGCCCCGAGCTACATCTGCTGGGGGCAAAACTCTTGAGGAG ATAGTGAAGGAGATAGTGGCAGGCATCGTTGAAAAGATCCCTCCTCCTTTTGACATTGAAGAAGTGATGGAAAAATACCCGGTGCTCTACGAGGAGTCCATGAACACTGtgctcatccaggaggtcatcAG GTCTCAGAGATACTGTGAAGGCTTTGAAAGGTTCAGTGGTGATGTCATCAGCGCTCGAGCTTATGGCCCGCAGCTTATTCAACAATGCGGTGCCTGA